Genomic window (Accipiter gentilis chromosome 7, bAccGen1.1, whole genome shotgun sequence):
ATTCAGTGTGACCTGTGAAGCAAGAAAAATTGGAAGGCTCTAAAGAAATCTTTAAATTAGCTTTTAAGTTGTGAACCAGGAGTTGTGTCTCCTGCAGAGACATCGGTGGCTTTAACTGAGGTAAATTCCTAACGTTTGTGACTATAAATCCTTAAAATCTGATTGACCTCTTGAAAAATCAAAGGTGAGGGTTTAAGGGACACCAGGATTATGAAGATTAATTCCCATTCCCAGCCAACTGTTCCTGGGGGAAGCAGTTCTGAGAAAAATAGTTTACTATAGAGTGGAAATAGCTGATAAGGCATTGTCCTATTCCTGCAAATGGAAGTTTTGGAGAACTGTGATGTTAACTAGCTGGACTGCTTGTTCGTTAGGGATAGCTCTGGATTAAGGTAGTAGTAATTCAGGAGAGAATCAAAATGAGAGTTCATGTGCTGTTGACGTGCAAAGGAAAACCATGATCAAGTATATTGTGGCATTGACTCCCAGCCTGGTGTGTACCACAGCTGCTGTAGGTACTGCTTTTGCTTTAGCTGGGATGTAGCCAGAACCTTTTCCCTTTTAAGCTTGGGAAAGCAAATAAGTCATAACTTTCCACTGAAAACACTACCTTGTTCTTACTTTTCTTTGCAAGGTATTTATTTTGTCCTTTCAAAAAAATAGTTGGTTTTCCATTACCCTCTTAAAAATTATATCAGAAGCTCCGAGCTTTCTGGGTTTCCACACCAAAAAACCTCATAGTTTTTGCAGGGACTTGGATGGCCTTGCATAACCTGGAATTCCCGTATTTGAGACCTGTTTTATGTCCTACTCCCCCAAATAGCCTGATTTGGTACACAATAGAAGATATTTTAAGACTGAAcagattatttttgtgtttttgtattgggggtggggtggtgaaaTTTGCATCTTTCTGAAATTGGGCCTAGAACTTCAGAAGGAGAAGAACAAGAGCCAGGAAAACTGATTGTAGTTCTAAATGTCATTACAGCCTTCTTAACAAAAAGGTGTAAGCCATTTTAAACGTAGCGTAATGCATATCTTGTTTTGGGGCAATGAAATCCACAGATTGCTTTTGGCTCCTGGATTCCCTCCTGCAGTACACTTCTTACGGGGTGACGCCACCAAGTCTCAGCCATTCCGAAAACAGACAGCGACCGCCATCGGGAGCTGGCTACTCTCTCCCCGAGCGGATGGAAGGTGAGAGCTTTAACTACCAAGCAGAGCCACAGCTGAGGGAGCGTCAGGGTGGAATTTAGGAAGACTGAGGCAGACCCCTTGAGTTATATGCCAGTAACATTAGTTTGGTGTGAGCTCTACAATGTTCTGTTGTTTTACTATAGAAGAGTGCACTTTCTGTAGGGATTTCTCATGATATAGTTGTGATTTGactgaagaaaatgttctgttcATAGAGTAGGAATTTTCAGATGCCTGGTTCTGCTAGGGAGCATTCTAGTTACTTGCTATGGAGTGTGTAAACCATTCAGTCTTGTCTCACAGGCTGCCAGCAAAACTTGGATTACCTACCATCGTAGGTGCACAGTCTTACTGTTTTGTAAGGTACCCTTTAGTTAATTCTAACCCAAGATTTAGCTACAAGTCATCATTACTGTAGAGAGCTCCTGGGTTTACAGCAAGTCTGTTTAGCTGGAGGCAAATGTCAGTAACTCTTATCCTACCAGTCTTTTGGTAACCTAGTCTGTCTCTGCTGTGAGTTGCAGGTAACCATTTGCATCGATACTCAAAGGTGCTCGAGGCTCACTTGGGAGACCCTAAACCCCGGTCCCTTCCTGCTTGTCCTCACCTGTCCTGGGCCAAACCACAGCCTTTGAATGAAACTGCCCCCAGGTTAGTATACATCTTTCTTAGAGCTATACAACAAGTCTTGATTTTGAGTTCAGCTGAAGAACTATTTGTTCCATCTGCTTTTGAAAGGCACAACTGGAATGTCTTTCCTAGAGAAATACCAGATTGCAAAGAGGAAATAATGATTAATGTCTCTTCACTGAATAATTCTGACTCACCTTATAGCTACACTATGAAACTGGGgggattttaaaaatagcttcacaAATCAGTTCACCACTGTGATTGAGTGATCCCAACTTAGAGTGAACAGTCTTGGTTAAATCTGTTGTCAGTGTGTGCCTTTGAAATAGTTTTCTGATGCAGCTTCTTGGACAGCTCGCCTAACTGCCTTCTGttgttgtggtggtttaaccccagccagcaactaagcaccacgcagccgctcgctcactcccaccccagccagtgggatgggggagaaaatcgggaaaagaagcaaaactcgtgggttgagataagaacggtttaatagaacagaaaagaagaaactaataatgataatgataacactaataaaatgacaacagtaataatgaaaggattggaatgtacaaatgatgcgcagggcaattgctcaccacccaccgaccaacacccagctagtccccaaccagcgattccccgcccccaccccagttcctaaactagatgtgatgtcacacggtatggaataccctgttggccagtttgggtcagctgccctggctgtgtcctgtgccaacttcttgtgcccctccagctttctcactggctgaggatgagaagctgaaaaatccttgactttagtctaaacactactgagcaacaactgaaaacatcagtgtttgttatcaacattcttcgcatactgaactcaaaacatagcactgtaccagctactaggaagacagttaactctatcccagctgaaaccaggacagttgtaTTTTTTGTCAACTTGAAGGAAAAATGTGTCAGCATACAGCCCATACTTGTCTGCTGAGCTGGTAACTTTTGGTAGCCTGTATGCAAGAGAGAGAGTTCTTGGTAAATAGTTGCCAATCTAAGTGTGTCCCTGTGGCATCTGAATTTAACTTTGGAGGCCTGCAAACTGCACAACCTAAAGAATGGAGCAGATTATCATTTGGGTCCAAACTAGTGAGTTATTTGTAGGTTCCAACTGTCACTTTCTCTAGATGTTTCTACAAAATTCCTCGCATTACTGAAGTGGGCATACAATTCTGTCTTTACATTTCTTCTAGCAACCTTTGGAAACATCAAAAGTTACTGTCAATTGACCTTGATAAAGTGGCTCTGCCCAGTTTTCGACAGAACCGACCCCAAGTGAGACCACTGTCCCCCGGAGAAAGTGGAGCATGGGACATTCCTGGAGgtaaatttgaaaaattttaaagttgctgttttgctttgctttttgtataagctttgaaaaaaacccaaacatggtgcagccagaagagaggccacatgttttattttcagttgtgaaaaacaagcaaataatagTATGGCTGTGTTGTAAAAGGCTGACTGATGAAGcctaagagaaatatttttgcatggGAATAGTTTATTCAGAAGAAAGCATGCGTGCCATACTGGGAGGAGGATTTTGGTGGGTGCTTTTTGGGtagttggggtttgttttggtgcTGTTCAGACCAATGGGTGTCAGCAGCAGTCCCTGTCCTTGGGAACTGTGGCTAGATATCTTCTGCTAATTAAAATTCCTTGCATGAGTGCACAAAAGCAGAGTCCAGAAGAGTTTGTCTGAATGGTGCCTTGGGCAAGGTGTTACACTAACAAATGATGTAGAGCACTTGAAACAGCTTTCAGTCTCATGGTGGGCTGCTCTCCTCTATAAGCTTGACACTGCAGACCCAGCTGGAAGTGGTTTGAAAGCCTCACGCGTGCTCTTTTCCCAGTCTGAGCTGCTAGACTGAAAGAACCCTGTAAAAACAAAGGGTTTGGTTCTATAACTCATCCTTGCCATGTGCGTGCATGGTCTCTGGAGCAAGCACAAAATCACTTCCTCGTGGCATCAGGATTTGGTGTGATTTATAGAAATTACTTAGTGGTAAAATTATGGTCAAGCATTTGCATCTCTCTTCTAATACAGAACAGAAGATTGTTGTTGCAGGGGAAATCTGGGTTATACTTTCATGTGCCCAAATAGGTCAAGGTGGAAATGCTGGTGCTTTTCTGTAATGTTAGcctcctgtcttattttcactAATCGGTCTGCAGTTGTTAATCTTCCTGTCTGAAATGTAATCTGATTAATAGCTGTTTCGTCTTTGAACAAGAGTTACCATTGGATCATTGGTAGATAGTGTTAGTGCTGCAAAGATGTTGTAGCTCATGCAGTCACTAGTCACTTCCAAACCTCTTTGACTTTCTAGGTATAATGCCTGGCCGGTACAACCAGGATGTAGGGCAGACTATTCCGGTCTTTGCTTTTCTTGGTGCCATGGTGGTTCTGGCATTCTTTGTGGTGCAGATCAACAAAGCGAAGAGCAGGCCAAAGAGACGGAAACCACGAGTGAAACGACCGCAGCTTATGCAACAGGTTCATCCACCAAAGACGCCTTCTGtgtgaaagctcttgcttgccAAAGATGACCTCCTTTTACCGGTTGCTTTCCTGGGCGATGGATTGCTCCCAGTGAAGGTGCCATGAATGCGACACTGATCGTACTAGTAATTCACACCTGACATCATCTCATAGTCTTTGgttttctggagagaaaaaaaaaaaaaggacctcaGTTGATCGTCTGTACATAAAACTGCAGCTTTAAGCAGCCAAAGCCACCAAAGACTTGAATACTGTTTAAATGGCTGCTTAGTCACTACATATCCCAACAGGGGGAAAATGGaccttttttttaagctgaccaaactaaaatttatttgtttagaggctattttctatatttattgttggggagggcgggggggaaaaGTCACTTTAAGGACCTCTGCTAAGGAAAAACAAGTGCATTTTTTTGGATGGAATGCAATTTTCTAGAATGGTATTATGCTGAAGATTATAACGTACACCAttaaaggagggagggggcaAGAAAGACCAGTACAAATTGGTGAGACATACTCCtgcagtttatttttataaagccaACTACCATGATGTTTTGTAATTTTTGGTCATGATTTCACCGTTGTTGGTGAAGCAGATTTTCAATAAATATGTTATCTATATGAAGCTAAAACAACGTGCTAGATGGCTCTTCTTTCCACTGCCAGTAATAGAGAGCAAGTTGTTGAGTAGAGAAGATTTTCATGTCTCCCCCTCTTCACCCCGTATCTTTATCCTTAACATCAGCATCCTACACTGCAGACTTTCCTTTGGAGCATTAATGGGACAGTCATATAAATGGTGCTTGCCCTGAATGAACGCAGAGTTTTGAAAACCTTCAAAACTGCAGAAGCAGCTAACAAGGAGAGAGCTCCCAAAGGGCAGCTCAGTGATAAGCTGTATAAGAAACTGTCATGTGGATGGCACCTAACAGCATAGTGTTGTATGTCACAGAGCCAAAAACCCTGTCTCCTTTGGTTTGTCCTGCTTGAAAGCCTGTGACTTGTTATGGGCTTAGATAAGGACGCAGGCACAAGTTGTGCCCCGACCATGTGGTGTCATTGCCATCATTGAAATAGCTTCTCTCTTTTGTAGCAAAGCTGCAAGATTTTCCCTGACAGCTGCTTTTATCACCGCTCCAAATAAGAGTACATTTtcccaggaggagcagggaggtgacagcTACCTCTGTTGGTGAACAGAAGCAGTGCCTGGGCAGGGAAGTGGTCTGTACCAGTGGACGGTCTCGGGTGAGCTCTTGGGCAGCTCATCAGCTCCTACACAGCCCCGGGCACAGGTGGAGAGGGAGAAGGTGCCCGGGACAGCCCCACTGGGCGGTGTGACTGTACCCACCCTGTTTGGCACTTACGATGATGGATGGTGGTGGTGGGCCTTGGGAAGGGCACTGCAGGAGAGAACATGTGGTGGCCTGGGGCAAACCTTCCAAGAGATAGCCATGGATAGGGTTTCACAGTGCACAAGTGTCCGGCAAAAAGGATTGTGAAAACCCATTTTCCCTAACCTGGAGAGTGGTTGGCTTTCCCCAGCCTGCCTCTTCCCTTCTGAAGATGAGGATGCACTGGAAGAGGCAACATCCTGTTGCGGTGCCAGAGAAGGCATCAAGCTTTCACTTTGGAGCCGTTAGTGGAAACTCGTTGGGGCTGAGGAGATGGCCCTGAGGTTGGGCTGCTTGTGCCATCCCAATGGGGCTGGAGCCCATTGCTCCTCCCTCTCTGACCACCGACCCATACTGGCAGAGGGGATTTTCTCCATCTGACCCATGGCATCGGGGCCTCTCATAGGACCAACCAGCAAGAGCTCTGCAAGTTGTACTGGTTGCGAAAGAGCTGCCAGTAAAGGTGTAAAATCTCAAGGGCCAGACCTCAGAAGGAAATGCAAGTAACAAAGCGTAATTGTAGTCGCTGTTTTCATTTGTCAAAAGCAAGGACTGTCTGTTTGCACTTTTGTACCTTTGACTGTCTTCAGAGTAATAACATGGAAAAATATATCAACAGCCTTTTTTCCAtcaaagggaagggaggagggcatCTGCCAAGGGGACACAACAGTGGGTAAAGCTGCCAACCCACGGCAACCCTTGGGTCACAGCTCATagcccaggggctggagcaccctgGTAAATGGGAGAATGGGTGAAAAAATATAAGCAAGGGAGCCCAGAGTCCCTGAGCAGAGAAACTGCCCggagctgctgtgccagtgtGGGAGGTGGGCTGCATCCCTTTGATTTGAGGCGCTCCCCTCAGAGGGAGCCTGGAAAGCTTTGGTGCCACTGCTCCGCTCGGTGCTAATGAGGAGGCTCGCTCCGCTCATCACAGCACTAATGAGAGATTATAGCTCCATTACAGCCTCGAAACCAGAGTCAAGCTGTATCAAAGCGCCAGTCCGAATTAAGAGCCTTTCCCAGTGGCTGGTATTTTACAGCCCAGTGGCCAATTTCTAAATCGTAGAGGCCAATTATTTCTGAAGCCTTTGGTGTGCAGCTAATGAAGGCCTGGAAGGGCCCTTCTAAATGGTTATAAACCCCGTAGGCGGCAGAGATGTAATGGAGGTGGCAGGCACAATTAGCCATCCATAATTCCTCCTAGCAGCTGATTAAAGTCTCTTTATCCGTCTTACCGAGATCAGAAGGGCACATATGTGGGAAATCAAAAATGCATTAGGGGCTGTCAGCCAGCATCAGGGGCCTGCGCACTGAGCCCTGGGGCAGTGGCATGTGCTGGGAGCGGCACAGAGCTGCTGCGTGTCCCCCTGTGTAGGGGATGGGCCCCTTGTCCCCGTGGGGTGCAGCCTCTTCCGTGTGGGTCCCCTGCAGCACCAGTCACCCCATCCTGTTATCCCGGCACCCCTTTTCCCTGCGTGGAGCAGGGGATGGGACGGGGTGGCTCCTCACTAAGGTCTCCAAGTGCCCGGTGGGCTTTTTAGCTGCTGTGGAGACACCGAGGGGTGCTGGCCTCATCGCGCACCCAAGGAGCGGAGAAGCATCAACCAGCCAAACCGCCTGAAGGGCGCTCGCTGCAGCCGCCTTCCCTCGACCTCCCTGCCGCGGTCTGTTCCAAAGTGCCTCATGGTGGGAATTTCATGGATGGGGTGAATGCAGCTGGAACAGGGAGTCCCCAGCCCAAGCCccgtgctgggagctgctggggctgctggttttCCTGTGGTCTGTACTAGCTCTTGGAGGCTTGGGGATACCCGCAGAGAGCGGGACGCGGACTGCCGCCGGTCCCGAGCTAGGGCGCTGCGTGAACCGTGGACCCCCGCTCTCCACGGGAGCTTTGGGGCGATGCCCGCTCCCCTGCACCCGAGCCGGGGTGGGATCGGGACGGGGCTTTCCTTGGGTGAGCTCGGGTGGGGTTTCCCACGACCGGCTCCTGCCCCGTCCCCCGGTGCCCCCTCCCCGCtggtgcggggggtgggggtccgCGGAGCCCCCGCGCTCACCCGCGCCCGCCTCCGCGGGgcccggcggaggggggggggggcgcgaaaGGGGGGTTGCtctccccctgcccgccccggcccagAGCCCTGCCGAGGAGGCGCCAGGATGGAGCGGGCGGCGGGCGAGGGCCGGCCCCTGCtgccgggcagcgccgggctcTCCTCCGCCGGCGCCGTTTTCATCATGCTGAAGTCGGCGCTGGGCGCGGGGCTGCTGAGCTTCCCCTGGGCCTTCGGcagggccggcggggccgcccccgccctccTGGTGGAGCTggtaaggcggggggggggggggggggggccgagccggcgtggggggggggacgggggcgaGGGGCTGAGGGCAGCGGCGTCCCCATAGGGAGCCGAGATACCTGCCGGCCTGGGGAAAAGGGGCGAGGGGAAGGCGGGGTTCACCTGCCCCGGCATTtgggggggctggcgggggcacCCTTCCCTTTGTACCTGCGTCCCGATCCGGGCTGAAAGGGAGAACAGGGGTGCAAAAGCCGCTGCCGCCTTAGAGATCCTCTTGGCGTCTGAAGCCGCGCTTTTAGCTGGCTTTTAGCTCAACCTAAAATAAAATTGGTGGCTGGTCCCCTATATGCCCCCAAACCCTCAAATCTAAACCCAAAGTATCACATAGGGCTGTTTCTCCATCCTTTTGCTGGGTCGTGTTACCCGGGGCCACAAGGTGACCTGGCTGGCAACCTGGTCCCTGGCCATGGCCCTTCTGGGTCCCCCCCTGGGTCTGGGGGGTGATGGAGGGTCCTGGTGGTGTTTCTTCCCGGGTCCTGTCCCCACAGGGCTCGCTGGTCTTCCTGGTGAGCGGGCTGGCGGTGCTGGGCTATGCCGCAGCTCTCAGCGCCCAGCCCACCTACCAGGGGGTCGTCCGGGCGGTGTGCGGGGCAGCAGCGGGGAAGCTCTGCGAGGTCtgcttcctcctcaacctcttcATGATCTCCGTGGCCCTCCTCAGGGTGGTGGGTGACCAGCTGGAGAAACGTGAGTTGTTTCCCCCCCTACCACGTTCGGGGCCGGTGGCTCCCGGGGGTGAGAGGCAGGTGGTCCCAcgtgggctgggggcagccctggggttttcttgggaccccccccccaaggatGTGGGGCTCCCTGGCCCTGGCATGATGTGATGCTCCCAACCTCCTTGGGCCATCTTTCGGGGTGCTGCtgaccccccccactgccccctgCAGTGTGTGACTCCTTGTACCCCAATGGAACGCTGAGCGGGGCCCCCTCACCGCCCCCCTGGTACGTGGACCAGCGCTTCACCCTCTCGGCTCTCTGCATCCTCGTCATCTTCCCGCTCTCTGTCCCCAGGGAGATCGGCTTCCAGAAGTACTCCAGGTACCACCTGGGCCACCCTTGTGGCGGCCCACCCCTGGGCATCCTATACCCCTGGCCACCTCCTCCCGGGTCCCTGTGGGGCCACAGGAcacccctcccacccacccccatgtcccccccggGCTGCCAGGGTTCTGCATGCTGATGCTCTCCCATACCCTGGCAGCATCCTGGGCACGCTGGCCGCCTGCTATCTCACCCTGGTCATCATCCTGAAATACTACCTGCAGGCAGAGAGCCTGAGCTCGTccgagcccccccagccctccaggTAGGGGGGGGGTCAGCCCCGCGTCCCTCCCACCCCATCTTCTGTGGCATCAGCAGTGGCATGGGGCAAGGCTGGAGGCCATGCAGGGAGTGGccatgggggggcggggggtgagcTGGGGACGGCACTGgcagggtggtgggtgggtggcagcccccagccccagctttcACTCCAGCAATCCCCCCATCTCCCAAAATCACCGGGCAGAAGGTTCCTGCAGGCTTCACAGCTTATGCCACCAAGGTCCCCTCTGTGTCTGGGGGCCTCACACCCCTTGCTCtgcacttcctccccccccccatgacACAGGGCCTCCTCCTGGGCCTCCATCTTCAGCGTCATCCCCACCATCTGCTTTGGCTTCCAGGTAGGTCATCCCCACAGTCCCCGGCTGCCGGGGCAGTGCTGGCAGCCTCCTGCAGC
Coding sequences:
- the SLC38A8 gene encoding putative sodium-coupled neutral amino acid transporter 8; this translates as MERAAGEGRPLLPGSAGLSSAGAVFIMLKSALGAGLLSFPWAFGRAGGAAPALLVELGSLVFLVSGLAVLGYAAALSAQPTYQGVVRAVCGAAAGKLCEVCFLLNLFMISVALLRVVGDQLEKLCDSLYPNGTLSGAPSPPPWYVDQRFTLSALCILVIFPLSVPREIGFQKYSSILGTLAACYLTLVIILKYYLQAESLSSSEPPQPSRASSWASIFSVIPTICFGFQCHEACVAIYSSMRNQSFSHWVTVSVLSMLICLLIYSLTGLYGYLTFGEAVASDILMSYPGNDPIVIVARLLFGVSIVTIYPIVVLLGRSVVRDVWSTPKCGAAAVPEAHERRNRVALTVAWMAATLAIALFVPDIGKVIELIGGISAFFIFIFPGLCLVCMTGTRTLRPRKKAAFIAWGVLSVLCGTFVCGQSAALAVLGLLH